A region of Neovison vison isolate M4711 chromosome 7, ASM_NN_V1, whole genome shotgun sequence DNA encodes the following proteins:
- the LOC122914511 gene encoding olfactory receptor 5AN1-like, protein MIGRGNITQITYFILLGFSDFPRILAVLFVVFLLIYILTLTWNLCLIILIRMDFHLHTPMYFFLSNLSFIDICYVTSIAPKMLSNFFQEQQTITFVGCAVQYFVFSTMGLSESCLMTAMAYDRYSAICNPLLYSSIMSPTLCIRMVLGSYLAGLSASVSQLCTIFQLHFCGPNVIKHFFCDMPQLIILSCTDTFFVQLLIAILSMIFGIINALIIMISYGYIVMSIMKITSAKGRFKAFNTCASHLTAVSLFYTSSISVYLSSSSGGSSSFDRFASVFYTVVIPMLNPLIYSLRNKEIKDALKRFQKKRWFC, encoded by the coding sequence ATGATTGGGAGAGGAAATATTACACAGATCACCTATTTCATCCTTTTGGGATTCTCTGATTTTCCCAGAATCCTAGCAGTGCTCTTTGTTGTATTCCTGCTGATCTACATTTTGACTCTGACTTGGAACCTGTGCCTCATCATCTTAATAAGGATGGACTTTCACctccacacacccatgtacttcttcctcagtAATCTGTCCTTCATAGATATCTGCTATGTGACCTCTATAGCTCCCAAGATGCTCTCCAACTTTTTCCAAGAGCAGCAGACCATCACCTTTGTGGGTTGTGCTGTTCAGTACTTTGTCTTTTCAACCATGGGACTGAGTGAGTCTTGTCTCATGACAGCCATGGCTTATGACCGATATAGTGCCATTTGCAATCCACTTCTCTATTCATCCATCATGTCACCCACCCTGTGTATTCGGATGGTGCTGGGATCCTATTTGGCTGGACTCTCTGCTTCTGTATCCCAGTTGTGTACCATATTTCAGCTCCACTTTTGTGGGCCTAATGTCATCAAGCACTTCTTCTGTGACATGCCCCAACTGATAATCCTGTCTTGCACTGACACTTTCTTTGTGCAACTGTTGATTGCTATATTATCAATGATTTTTGGGATTATAAATGCCCTCATTATCATGATATCCTATGGCTATATTGTTATGTCCATCATGAAGATCACTTCAGCTAAAGGCAGGTTTAAAGCTTTCAACACCTGTGCTTCTCATTTGACTGCAGTTTCCCTCTTCTATACTTCAAGTATCTCTGTCTATTTGAGTTCCAGCTCTGGTGGTTCCTCCAGTTTTGACAGATTTGCATCAGTATTCTACACTGTGGTTATTCCAATGTTGAACCCCTTGATTTACAGTCTGAGAAACAAGGAAATCAAAGATGCCTTGAAGAGGTTCCAAAAGAAGAGATGGTTCTGCTGA